A single window of Oerskovia paurometabola DNA harbors:
- a CDS encoding flagellar FlbD family protein, translated as MIVLTRFSSERIAINADLVARVETNPDTRVTLIDGSRYIVTESMEDVIRLVEEHKARVLLLAQSMTVTNERTPLGIVPDRPEPAAHDRVPVPVTPLPTPRK; from the coding sequence GTGATCGTCCTCACGCGCTTCAGCTCCGAGCGCATCGCGATCAACGCGGACCTCGTGGCCCGAGTCGAGACCAACCCGGACACCCGGGTCACGCTGATCGACGGTTCTCGATACATCGTCACCGAGTCCATGGAGGACGTGATCCGGCTGGTCGAGGAGCACAAGGCTCGCGTCCTGCTGCTCGCGCAGTCCATGACCGTCACGAACGAGCGCACGCCGCTCGGCATCGTGCCGGACCGGCCCGAGCCGGCCGCGCACGACCGGGTCCCGGTCCCCGTGACCCCGCTGCCCACCCCGAGGAAGTAG
- a CDS encoding motility protein A: protein MDPATIIGILFAFGALVAMVLLEGAQITSILLPAPIILVFGASILVAVASGTVRDALQAVKALPRAFMSKPARPADAIEEVVRAAEIVQNDGGLLALEAESQKTDDPFQRSALQSLADGADADQLRTLLEERIETKSREDAVAYDFYNAIGGYAPTIGIVGTVVSLTHVLENLSDPAELGHMIAAAFIATLWGILSANFIWLPIGAKLKRISDLEIQRLDVLLEGYMSIQAGARARVIDERLKTMVPEWSLPPGKAA, encoded by the coding sequence ATGGATCCCGCAACCATCATCGGCATCCTGTTCGCGTTCGGTGCGCTCGTCGCGATGGTGCTCCTCGAGGGCGCCCAGATCACGTCGATCCTGCTGCCCGCGCCGATCATCCTCGTCTTCGGGGCCAGCATCCTCGTCGCGGTCGCGTCGGGCACGGTGCGCGACGCGCTCCAGGCGGTCAAGGCGCTGCCGAGGGCCTTCATGAGCAAGCCCGCCCGCCCGGCGGACGCGATCGAGGAGGTCGTGCGCGCTGCCGAGATCGTGCAGAACGACGGCGGCCTCCTCGCGCTCGAGGCGGAGTCGCAGAAGACCGACGACCCGTTCCAGCGCAGCGCCCTGCAGTCCCTGGCCGACGGTGCCGACGCGGACCAGCTGCGCACCCTGCTCGAGGAACGGATCGAGACCAAGAGCCGCGAGGACGCGGTCGCGTACGACTTCTACAACGCGATCGGCGGGTACGCCCCGACCATCGGCATCGTCGGCACCGTCGTCTCGCTGACCCACGTCCTGGAGAACCTGTCCGACCCCGCAGAGCTCGGGCACATGATCGCCGCCGCGTTCATCGCGACCCTGTGGGGCATCCTGTCCGCGAACTTCATCTGGCTGCCCATCGGCGCCAAGCTCAAGCGCATCTCCGACCTCGAGATCCAGCGGCTCGACGTGCTGCTCGAGGGGTACATGTCGATCCAGGCGGGCGCCCGCGCCCGCGTCATCGACGAACGCCTCAAGACCATGGTCCCCGAGTGGTCGCTGCCCCCGGGCAAGGCAGCCTGA